One genomic region from Spirulina subsalsa PCC 9445 encodes:
- a CDS encoding DUF2949 domain-containing protein has translation MKSSLLQALVRFLQDELAIPSESVAIALRRNRDASAAHCIPMILWQYGLVTLDQLDLIFEWLETA, from the coding sequence ATGAAATCATCACTCTTACAAGCTTTGGTTAGATTTTTACAAGATGAACTCGCCATTCCCTCCGAATCTGTGGCGATCGCACTTCGTCGGAATCGGGACGCGAGCGCCGCGCACTGTATCCCGATGATTCTCTGGCAATATGGTTTAGTCACCTTAGACCAACTGGATCTAATTTTCGAGTGGTTAGAAACCGCCTAG
- a CDS encoding creatininase family protein yields MHGFIPPERFFPYLTWTEIEQMEDRENVVIVQPVGAIEQHGPHLPLVVDAAISVGVLGRALNLLPSDVPVYALPPLYYGKSNEHWHFPGTITLSAETLLGVIREVAGSIYRAGFRKLVLFNAHGGQPQVMQIAARDLHQGYGDLLVFPLFVWRVPNATRELLSAKELEYGIHGGEAETSLMLSLLPEQVQMERAVCEYPPAMPEGSLLSLEGALPFAWVTRELSHSGVLGDGTKGTREKGDRILQSLAESWVKVLQEVYHFQQPGG; encoded by the coding sequence ATGCACGGTTTTATTCCCCCAGAACGGTTTTTTCCCTATCTCACTTGGACGGAAATTGAACAGATGGAGGATCGGGAAAATGTGGTCATTGTTCAACCTGTGGGAGCAATTGAGCAGCATGGCCCCCATTTGCCTCTGGTGGTGGATGCGGCGATTAGTGTGGGGGTATTGGGGCGGGCGTTGAATTTGTTGCCGTCTGATGTGCCTGTGTATGCCCTGCCGCCGTTGTATTATGGCAAGTCTAATGAGCATTGGCACTTCCCCGGCACGATTACCTTATCCGCAGAAACGCTGTTAGGGGTGATTCGGGAGGTGGCCGGGAGTATTTACCGGGCAGGATTTCGCAAGTTGGTGTTGTTTAATGCCCACGGGGGACAACCTCAAGTGATGCAAATTGCGGCCCGGGACTTACATCAAGGGTATGGGGATTTATTGGTGTTTCCCTTGTTTGTTTGGCGAGTTCCCAATGCTACGCGGGAATTACTCAGCGCTAAGGAGTTGGAGTATGGGATTCATGGGGGGGAGGCGGAAACGAGTTTAATGCTTTCTCTCTTGCCGGAGCAGGTGCAGATGGAGAGGGCTGTTTGTGAGTATCCGCCCGCTATGCCCGAGGGGAGTCTGTTGAGTCTGGAGGGTGCTTTACCCTTTGCTTGGGTGACGCGGGAGTTAAGCCACAGTGGGGTGCTGGGAGATGGAACGAAGGGAACGCGGGAGAAGGGCGATCGCATTTTGCAATCTTTGGCTGAAAGTTGGGTGAAGGTTCTGCAAGAAGTCTATCACTTTCAACAACCGGGGGGATAA
- a CDS encoding Rpn family recombination-promoting nuclease/putative transposase produces MKTDTIFYRIFKELPNTLFDLLGQSPTPDNPYRFESIEIKQTAFRIDGVFFPQTITPQTPLYFTEVQFQKDPNLYARLFSELFLYLRTNHPQAPWRAVILFRSPNIEPTPRERLPYEPLLNSPWVTRIYLNDLQQEENPRLSLRILQLLVARSKEIRPQVKSLVEQVEQEVGSQRNREQVLDLIETIVLYKLPQISRQELGEMFSVENLKKTRFAQEMKQEGREEGLQQGREQGLQQGREQGLQQGREQGLQQGREQMKQQLIHRLTERGMSPAEIADLLELDLTVVQQILKSSEN; encoded by the coding sequence ATGAAAACCGACACCATCTTTTACCGCATCTTCAAAGAACTGCCCAACACCCTCTTTGACCTTCTTGGACAATCCCCCACCCCCGATAATCCCTACCGTTTCGAGTCCATCGAAATCAAACAAACAGCCTTTCGGATTGATGGAGTATTCTTCCCCCAAACCATCACCCCTCAAACCCCCCTCTACTTCACCGAAGTCCAATTTCAGAAAGACCCCAATTTGTACGCCCGTCTGTTTTCTGAACTCTTCCTGTATCTACGCACCAATCACCCCCAAGCCCCTTGGCGCGCTGTTATCCTGTTTAGAAGTCCCAACATAGAACCCACTCCCCGAGAAAGACTCCCCTATGAACCCTTGCTTAATAGTCCTTGGGTAACGCGGATTTATCTCAACGACTTGCAACAAGAGGAAAACCCACGACTGAGTTTAAGAATTCTTCAGTTACTGGTAGCCCGGAGCAAAGAAATCCGTCCCCAAGTGAAAAGCTTAGTCGAACAAGTAGAACAGGAGGTTGGAAGTCAACGGAATCGAGAACAAGTGTTAGATTTGATAGAAACGATTGTTTTGTATAAACTACCCCAGATTAGTCGTCAGGAGTTAGGAGAAATGTTCAGTGTAGAGAATTTAAAAAAGACTCGTTTTGCTCAAGAGATGAAGCAAGAGGGACGAGAGGAAGGTTTACAACAGGGGCGAGAGCAGGGTTTACAACAGGGGCGAGAGCAGGGTTTACAGCAGGGACGAGAGCAGGGTTTACAACAGGGGCGAGAGCAGATGAAACAGCAACTCATCCACCGTTTAACGGAGCGAGGGATGTCTCCTGCTGAAATTGCCGATCTTTTGGAATTAGACCTCACTGTTGTTCAACAAATCCTCAAATCTTCAGAAAATTAA
- a CDS encoding Rpn family recombination-promoting nuclease/putative transposase: MKTDTIFYRIFKELPNTLFDLLGQSPTPDNPYRFESIEIKQTAFRIDGVFFPQTITPQTPLYFTEVQFQKDPNLYARLFSELFLYLRTNHPQAPWRAVILFRSPNIEPTPRERLPYEPLLNSPWVTRIYLNDLQQEENPRLSLRILQLLVARSKEIRPQVKSLVEQVEQEVGSQRNREQVLDLIETIVLYKLPQISRQELGEMFSVENLKKTRFAQEMKQEGREEGLQQGREQGLQQGREQGLQQGREQGLQQGREQGLQQGREQMKQQLIHRLAERGMSPAEIADLLELDPTVVQQILKSLEN, from the coding sequence ATGAAAACCGACACCATCTTTTACCGCATCTTCAAAGAACTGCCCAACACCCTCTTTGACCTTCTTGGACAATCCCCCACCCCCGATAATCCCTACCGTTTCGAGTCCATCGAAATCAAACAAACAGCCTTTCGGATTGATGGAGTATTCTTCCCCCAAACCATCACCCCTCAAACCCCCCTCTACTTCACCGAAGTCCAATTTCAGAAAGACCCCAATTTGTACGCCCGTCTGTTTTCTGAACTCTTCCTGTATCTACGCACCAATCACCCCCAAGCCCCTTGGCGCGCTGTTATCCTGTTTAGAAGTCCCAACATAGAACCCACTCCCCGAGAAAGACTCCCCTATGAACCCTTGCTTAATAGTCCTTGGGTAACGCGGATTTATCTCAACGACTTGCAACAAGAGGAAAACCCACGACTGAGTTTAAGAATTCTTCAGTTACTGGTAGCCCGGAGCAAAGAAATCCGTCCCCAAGTGAAAAGCTTAGTCGAACAAGTAGAACAGGAGGTTGGAAGTCAACGGAATCGAGAACAAGTGTTAGATTTGATAGAAACGATTGTTTTGTATAAACTACCCCAGATTAGTCGTCAGGAGTTAGGAGAAATGTTCAGTGTAGAGAATTTAAAAAAGACTCGTTTTGCTCAAGAGATGAAGCAAGAGGGACGAGAGGAAGGTTTACAACAGGGGCGAGAGCAGGGTTTACAACAGGGGCGAGAGCAGGGTTTACAGCAGGGACGAGAGCAGGGTTTACAGCAGGGACGAGAGCAGGGTTTACAGCAGGGTCGAGAGCAGATGAAACAGCAACTCATCCACCGTTTAGCGGAGCGAGGGATGTCTCCTGCTGAAATTGCCGATCTTTTGGAATTAGACCCCACTGTTGTTCAACAAATCCTCAAGTCTCTAGAGAATTAA
- a CDS encoding phosphoketolase, with protein sequence MVITPESSNPYSIQQEELQKIDAYWRACNYLAAGMIYLRSNPLLKEPLQPDHVKNRLLGHWGSSPGLSFVYVHLNRLIKKYDLNAIYLAGPGHGAPGVLAPVYLEGTYSEIYPNMSEDEEGMRRFFKQFSFPGGIGSHCTPETPGSIHEGGELGYSLSHAYGAAFDNPDLLVTVMVGDGEAETGPLATAWHSNKFLNPIRDGAVLPILHLNGYKIANPTILSRISREELEDLFKGYGYTPYVVEGEDPTTMHHLMANTLEHCVNEIHAIQEEARRSGVAKRPRWPMIILRTPKGWTGPKEVDGHKVEGFWRSHQVPMGGLHHNPEHLQMLVDWMKGYEPEELFDEKGRLIPELKALSPTGHRRMGANPHANGGVLRKKLKMPDFRDYAVDIGRPGSIEMENTKVMAYFLRDVMRNNMTNFRLFGPDETASNRLHPVYEVTKKTWLADFLPEDEDGSELSPDGRVMEMLSEHTLEGWLEGYLLTGRHGFFHTYEAFAHVIDSMFNQHAKWLDICKKEVPWRAPISSLNILLSSVVWRQDHNGFSHQDPGFVDLVTNKSADVVRVYFPPDANCLLSVADHCLRSTDYVNVIVADKQSHLQYLTMEEAVKHCTKGIGIWEWASNDDCGKEPDIPDVVMASCGDIPTREALAATAILREEFPDLKVRFINVVDLFKLQSEGEHPHGLSNRDFDTLFTPDKPVVFNFHGYPWLIHKLVYRRTNQDRIHVRGYKEEGNINTPLELAIHNQIDRFNLVIDVINYVPKLRSAAAYVKERMKNEIIDHLHYAYDHGIDKPEMVHWKWPY encoded by the coding sequence ATGGTTATTACCCCAGAATCCTCCAATCCTTACTCTATTCAACAAGAGGAACTGCAAAAAATAGATGCCTACTGGCGAGCCTGCAATTATCTAGCCGCAGGTATGATTTATCTACGCAGTAACCCCCTGCTTAAAGAACCCCTGCAACCCGACCATGTTAAAAACCGCCTCCTCGGCCATTGGGGTTCTAGTCCGGGTTTAAGCTTTGTTTATGTTCACCTGAACCGTCTGATTAAGAAATATGACCTGAACGCGATTTATTTAGCGGGTCCGGGTCATGGGGCTCCGGGTGTTCTTGCTCCGGTCTATCTCGAAGGGACTTACTCGGAAATTTATCCCAACATGAGCGAGGATGAGGAGGGGATGCGACGGTTTTTCAAACAGTTTTCCTTTCCGGGGGGGATTGGTAGCCATTGCACCCCAGAAACTCCGGGCTCCATTCACGAAGGGGGAGAATTGGGTTACAGTCTGTCCCATGCTTACGGAGCGGCTTTTGATAATCCTGATCTCCTAGTGACGGTGATGGTGGGAGATGGGGAAGCGGAAACGGGTCCCCTTGCCACGGCTTGGCACTCGAACAAGTTCCTTAATCCTATCCGGGATGGGGCGGTGCTGCCGATTTTGCACCTTAATGGCTATAAAATCGCCAACCCTACAATCCTGTCTCGCATTAGTCGGGAAGAATTGGAAGATTTGTTTAAAGGTTATGGCTATACCCCTTATGTGGTGGAGGGGGAAGACCCGACAACGATGCACCACTTGATGGCGAATACTCTGGAGCATTGTGTGAATGAGATTCACGCGATTCAGGAGGAGGCGCGTCGTAGTGGGGTGGCTAAACGTCCCCGATGGCCGATGATTATTTTGCGCACTCCGAAGGGGTGGACGGGACCGAAAGAGGTAGATGGTCACAAGGTTGAGGGATTTTGGCGATCGCATCAAGTCCCAATGGGAGGTCTACATCATAACCCAGAACACTTGCAGATGTTGGTGGACTGGATGAAAGGGTATGAACCCGAGGAACTATTTGATGAGAAAGGTCGTTTAATCCCCGAATTAAAGGCACTCAGTCCTACAGGACATCGCCGAATGGGAGCTAACCCCCACGCTAACGGGGGAGTTCTGCGTAAAAAGCTGAAAATGCCCGATTTCCGCGATTATGCTGTAGATATTGGTCGCCCGGGTTCCATTGAGATGGAAAATACTAAGGTCATGGCCTATTTTCTGCGGGATGTGATGCGGAATAATATGACTAATTTCCGCTTATTTGGCCCGGATGAAACGGCTTCTAATCGTCTCCATCCAGTCTATGAGGTCACAAAGAAAACCTGGCTGGCTGACTTTTTACCTGAAGATGAGGACGGGAGTGAATTGTCCCCCGATGGTCGGGTGATGGAAATGCTCAGTGAGCATACTTTAGAAGGGTGGTTAGAGGGCTATTTACTCACAGGAAGACATGGCTTTTTCCATACCTATGAAGCTTTTGCCCATGTGATTGATTCAATGTTTAATCAACACGCCAAATGGCTAGATATTTGTAAGAAGGAGGTGCCTTGGCGTGCGCCGATTTCTTCCCTGAATATCCTGTTATCTTCTGTGGTATGGCGGCAAGATCACAATGGGTTTAGTCACCAAGATCCGGGTTTTGTGGACTTGGTAACGAATAAGAGCGCCGATGTGGTGCGGGTTTATTTCCCACCAGATGCGAACTGTTTGTTATCGGTGGCAGATCACTGTTTACGCAGTACGGATTATGTGAATGTCATTGTGGCAGATAAACAGTCTCATTTGCAGTATTTGACTATGGAAGAGGCGGTTAAACACTGTACTAAAGGGATTGGGATTTGGGAGTGGGCGAGCAATGATGATTGTGGCAAGGAGCCGGATATTCCTGATGTGGTAATGGCCAGTTGCGGGGATATTCCCACGCGGGAAGCGTTGGCGGCAACGGCGATTTTACGGGAAGAGTTCCCGGATTTAAAAGTCCGTTTTATTAATGTGGTGGACTTGTTTAAGTTGCAGTCGGAGGGGGAACATCCTCACGGTTTATCGAACCGGGATTTTGATACGTTGTTCACGCCAGATAAGCCTGTGGTGTTTAATTTTCACGGCTATCCTTGGTTAATCCATAAGTTAGTGTATCGTCGGACAAATCAGGATCGGATTCATGTTCGAGGTTATAAGGAGGAGGGAAATATTAATACTCCTTTGGAGTTGGCGATTCATAACCAAATTGACCGTTTTAATTTGGTGATTGATGTGATCAATTATGTGCCGAAATTACGTTCTGCGGCGGCTTATGTGAAGGAACGGATGAAGAATGAGATCATTGATCATTTACACTATGCCTATGATCATGGGATAGATAAGCCGGAAATGGTTCACTGGAAGTGGCCTTATTAG
- a CDS encoding polysaccharide deacetylase family protein — MKRWKRWFLIMVFLGILLVSTPLALSPQPIDIILTPEPVNLELPLLPDFADHLPEIPPSTPITTPPPEFQGKIVYKVDLPPTEKAIALTFDDGPWQNSDRFLEVLDTHQIKATFFVVGKHLELYPQVAQRLVEKGHIIANHSWNHTYQPLSATQAATEVKKTENEILRLTGVKTTLFRPPGGVLDNGMVTQAKSQNYTIIMWSVDPQDYTNIQASTITQRVVSQAKSGGIILLHDGGGSRRQTLEALPQIISQFKQQGYEFVTIPELLAKSL, encoded by the coding sequence ATGAAACGCTGGAAACGCTGGTTTTTGATCATGGTATTCCTAGGGATTTTGCTTGTCTCAACCCCTTTAGCCCTCAGTCCACAACCCATTGATATTATCTTAACGCCAGAGCCAGTTAATCTCGAACTGCCCCTGCTGCCCGACTTTGCGGATCACCTGCCCGAGATTCCACCCTCCACACCTATTACGACCCCTCCCCCCGAATTTCAGGGCAAAATTGTTTATAAAGTTGACCTACCCCCTACAGAAAAGGCGATCGCCCTGACCTTCGATGATGGCCCGTGGCAAAACAGCGATCGCTTTCTAGAAGTCCTCGACACCCACCAAATCAAAGCCACCTTTTTCGTCGTCGGCAAACACCTAGAACTCTATCCCCAAGTCGCCCAACGCCTCGTAGAAAAAGGTCATATCATCGCTAATCATAGCTGGAATCACACCTATCAGCCCCTCAGCGCCACCCAAGCCGCCACAGAGGTCAAAAAGACCGAAAATGAGATACTAAGGCTCACAGGGGTCAAAACTACCCTATTTCGTCCTCCCGGTGGAGTTCTCGATAATGGGATGGTCACTCAGGCCAAAAGCCAGAACTACACCATCATTATGTGGTCTGTTGATCCCCAAGACTACACCAATATTCAAGCCTCCACCATTACCCAGCGCGTCGTTAGTCAAGCCAAGTCCGGCGGGATTATACTACTCCATGATGGGGGAGGGAGTCGTCGTCAGACCCTCGAAGCCCTCCCCCAAATTATTAGTCAGTTCAAGCAACAAGGGTATGAATTTGTCACCATTCCTGAACTATTAGCCAAAAGCCTATAG
- a CDS encoding DUF1517 domain-containing protein, giving the protein MSPIGDRLNRMMGRTRFMVCRLFLQITGSDIAPLLGILNQAGREAIASEGDLRVLGESLEQICQSLLDVQHAWQAAANEGDIFWQEEEAGDYVNALFTDSAQRYLSQPSIGEEMGQDTLSFPMTRHIVVMITVAAEGEVQELETDLADLNAMTEGLKSLINLHYEGRLRAIQVHFSPARFGDQLTDEQVLLNFPELIPL; this is encoded by the coding sequence ATGTCTCCAATTGGCGATCGCTTAAATCGAATGATGGGACGCACGCGCTTTATGGTGTGTCGTTTGTTTTTGCAAATCACAGGATCGGATATTGCCCCACTATTGGGAATTCTCAATCAGGCGGGACGAGAGGCGATCGCTTCAGAGGGCGATCTCAGAGTCTTGGGGGAAAGTTTAGAGCAAATTTGTCAGAGTTTGTTAGATGTCCAACACGCTTGGCAGGCTGCCGCTAATGAAGGGGATATCTTTTGGCAGGAAGAAGAAGCCGGAGATTATGTTAACGCACTCTTCACCGATTCCGCACAACGTTATCTGAGTCAGCCTAGTATTGGGGAAGAAATGGGACAGGATACGCTGTCTTTCCCCATGACCCGCCACATTGTGGTGATGATTACGGTCGCAGCAGAGGGAGAAGTCCAAGAGTTAGAAACGGATCTCGCGGATCTTAATGCGATGACAGAGGGCTTAAAAAGTCTGATCAATTTACATTATGAAGGCCGTTTGCGTGCCATTCAAGTCCATTTTTCCCCCGCCCGTTTCGGAGATCAGTTAACGGATGAACAAGTCCTCTTGAATTTTCCGGAACTGATTCCCCTTTGA
- a CDS encoding DICT sensory domain-containing protein encodes MSISTSILADLLKVLPDWRPQMYFKSSLIALSHAMEDQVLAGSSSPLVIATFQQERFYRQEAHRYRRIAQKSDQVYVLAAPETEFRNHSGDYETVAFAPTDGLAQEWHLVVLGDSYATCLICREKSSPGDESTLGMDSNRRFEGIWTFDRQVAQEAAGLLLDRILRYRPELARKLAQAKRTYLGVSVRTQGGDESVATNPDPFVGRLVTYLQVSQYKLVKAYRAIAAQEKRERLIHLMTVAIRRSLNPEEILQVAVEKVGQVLGACRCLIYRCRSTDTTATITHEFLSPNVPSLQGITWPLTENPLFQAVITTNESAWVKDAQQDPPLDQASREFHQLLQQWGIRSWLLVPVFYQERLLGIVELQHCGPRPEEWTSEEIGLVEAIANQVGVALIQAEAYAHLEDLNQQLAALDRTRSNLVAITGHELRTPLSTIQVCLESLSTEPDMPPELRQVMLNTALSDAERMRKLIQDFLTLSKLESGRVDWNPEPLALPECIDLGLSHIRARHNPQDLPQIITHLPENLPLIEADGEWLVEVLAKLLDNACKFTPQKGNITISAQPRDSKMLQVTVTDTGRGIEPKRLETVFDRFYQEEGALQRTTGGTGLGLAICRQIIQRWGGIIWAESQGKDQGSSFHFTLPMIPRTETPSRKRQKRTVR; translated from the coding sequence ATGAGTATTTCTACTTCCATCCTTGCTGATTTGTTGAAGGTGCTACCGGACTGGCGACCCCAGATGTATTTTAAATCGTCTCTCATTGCGCTGTCCCATGCGATGGAGGATCAAGTGCTGGCAGGGTCTAGCTCTCCTTTAGTCATTGCAACGTTCCAACAAGAGCGTTTTTATCGCCAAGAAGCCCATCGTTATCGTCGCATTGCCCAGAAAAGTGATCAGGTCTATGTGTTAGCTGCCCCAGAAACGGAGTTTCGCAATCACTCAGGGGATTATGAAACGGTTGCCTTTGCGCCTACTGATGGTTTAGCCCAAGAATGGCATCTAGTGGTGTTGGGGGATAGTTATGCCACTTGTTTGATTTGTCGGGAAAAAAGTAGCCCGGGGGATGAGTCTACATTAGGGATGGACTCTAATCGTCGGTTTGAGGGGATTTGGACTTTTGATCGTCAAGTGGCTCAAGAGGCGGCTGGGCTTTTGTTGGATCGGATTTTGCGCTACCGTCCGGAGTTGGCGCGGAAACTGGCTCAGGCCAAACGAACCTATTTGGGGGTTTCCGTCAGAACTCAGGGGGGGGATGAGTCTGTGGCGACGAATCCGGATCCCTTTGTGGGGCGTTTAGTGACCTACTTGCAGGTAAGTCAGTATAAGTTAGTGAAAGCTTATCGTGCGATCGCCGCTCAAGAGAAACGAGAGCGCTTGATTCACCTGATGACCGTGGCCATTCGGCGATCGCTCAATCCCGAAGAAATCCTACAAGTCGCCGTCGAAAAAGTCGGGCAAGTCCTCGGTGCTTGTCGTTGCCTCATCTATCGCTGTCGATCCACCGACACCACCGCCACCATTACCCATGAATTCCTCAGTCCTAACGTTCCCTCCCTCCAAGGCATTACTTGGCCCCTCACGGAAAACCCCCTCTTTCAAGCCGTCATTACCACCAACGAATCGGCCTGGGTGAAAGATGCCCAACAAGATCCTCCCCTTGACCAAGCCAGCCGGGAATTCCATCAACTCTTGCAACAGTGGGGGATTCGCTCCTGGCTCCTCGTTCCCGTCTTTTACCAAGAGCGCCTACTGGGGATTGTAGAACTCCAACACTGTGGCCCGCGACCCGAAGAATGGACTAGCGAGGAAATCGGCTTAGTGGAGGCGATCGCCAATCAAGTGGGAGTCGCCCTCATTCAAGCCGAGGCCTACGCCCACCTCGAAGACCTCAATCAACAACTCGCCGCCCTCGACCGCACCCGTTCCAACCTCGTCGCCATCACCGGACACGAACTGCGCACCCCCCTTTCCACCATTCAAGTCTGTCTCGAAAGTCTTAGCACAGAACCCGATATGCCCCCAGAACTGCGTCAAGTCATGCTCAACACCGCCCTCTCCGACGCAGAACGAATGCGCAAACTTATTCAAGACTTCCTCACCCTCTCGAAACTCGAAAGCGGCCGGGTGGACTGGAATCCTGAACCCCTTGCCCTACCCGAATGTATTGATTTGGGACTCAGCCATATTCGCGCCCGCCATAACCCCCAAGACCTACCCCAGATTATCACCCATCTCCCCGAAAACCTGCCCCTCATCGAAGCTGACGGGGAATGGTTAGTCGAAGTTCTCGCCAAACTCCTCGACAACGCCTGTAAATTCACCCCCCAGAAAGGCAACATCACCATCAGCGCCCAACCTCGGGACTCCAAAATGTTACAAGTCACCGTTACCGACACCGGACGCGGCATAGAACCCAAACGCCTAGAAACCGTCTTTGACCGCTTCTATCAAGAAGAAGGCGCGTTACAGCGCACCACCGGGGGAACCGGCCTAGGATTAGCCATTTGTCGGCAAATCATTCAACGTTGGGGCGGCATAATCTGGGCAGAATCCCAAGGCAAAGATCAGGGGAGTTCCTTCCATTTCACCCTACCCATGATTCCCCGGACTGAAACCCCCTCAAGAAAGCGGCAAAAAAGGACAGTCCGCTAA
- a CDS encoding NUDIX domain-containing protein has translation MTYRNPAPTVDIIIELIDRPHRPIVLIERQNPPYGYAIPGGFVDYGESVETAARREAEEEVSLKVRLFEQFYVYSDPQRDSRKHTISIVFLATATGEPKAADDAKSVGIFHPWEIPTNLCFDHDQILRDYFRYRNYGIRPHL, from the coding sequence ATGACCTACCGAAACCCAGCCCCCACCGTTGATATTATTATCGAACTGATCGACCGTCCCCACCGTCCCATTGTCTTAATTGAACGGCAAAACCCCCCCTATGGCTACGCTATCCCCGGTGGGTTTGTCGATTATGGGGAATCGGTGGAAACGGCAGCACGACGAGAAGCGGAGGAAGAAGTGTCCCTCAAAGTCCGCTTATTCGAGCAGTTTTATGTCTATTCTGACCCCCAACGGGACTCGCGAAAACATACGATTAGTATTGTGTTTTTGGCTACAGCCACCGGAGAACCCAAGGCGGCCGATGATGCGAAAAGTGTAGGCATTTTTCACCCTTGGGAAATTCCCACTAATCTCTGTTTTGATCATGACCAAATTTTGCGAGATTATTTCCGTTACCGGAATTATGGGATACGACCTCATTTGTAA